Below is a window of Calditerrivibrio sp. DNA.
GAGTCAGAGATCTCAGTGTTGTGGCATAACCAAACATCTCCTTCAATGGAACATTACAACGGATTACCTGGGCATTACCTCTTGCTTCCATACCTTCGATTCTACCTCTTCTGGAATTCAAATCGCCCATAACATCACCCATATACTCATCTGGGACCACTACTTCCACCTTCATAATTGGCTCAAGCAAAGTTGGTGATGCCTTCTTGCAAGCCTCTTTAAAACCTATAGAACCAGCAATTTTAAATGCCATCTCAGAAGAGTCCACTTCATGGTAAGAACCATCCAGCAAAGTAACAGCCACATCCACAACAGGATATCCAGCCAGAACACCTGTATCCATAGCTTCAACAATACCTTTTTCCACTGCTGGGATATACTCTTTTGGTATTACACCACCAACTATCTTGTTTATAAACTTAAATCCTGCACCCGGCTCCAGAGGCTCCACCTCTAACACAACATGACCATATTGTCCTCTACCACCAGTTTGTTTTATATATTTAGATTCATAACTTGACTTTTTCTTAATCGTCTCCCTATAAGCCACCTGAGGATTACCCACATTCGCTTCAACCTTAAACTCCCTCATCAACCTATCAACAATAATCTCAAGGTGCAGTTCACCCATACCAGAGATAATCGTCTGTCCCGTCTCCTCATCCACTTTAACTCTAAATGATGGGTCCTCTTGAGCAAGTTTGTTAAGAGCCATGGAGAGCTTATCCTGATCCCCCTTGGTTTTAGGCTCAATTGCCACAGATATAACAGGCTCTGGAAATTCCATCGATTCGAGAATTACAGGGTTATTCTCATCACAAAGGGTGTCCCCAGTGATAGTGTACTTGAGTCCCACAGTGGCACAGATATCACCTGCATATATCTCCTTTATCTCTTCCCTCTTGTTAGCATGCATTTTCAATAAACGGCCAATACGCTCTTTCTTGTCTTTAGTGGAATTTAAAACGTAGCTACCCGCCTCTAACCATCCAGAGTAAACCCTGAAATATGTAAGCTGACCCATATAAGGATCAGTCATTATCTTAAAAGCCAGAGCAGCAAAAGGCTCATCATCGCTTGTTTTCCTCACAACCTCATTACCATTAAAGTCTTTACCCTTCACTGGTGGTATATCCAGAGGAGATGGAAGATAATCCACCACCGCATCCAAAAGCAACTGAACACCTTTATTTTTAAATGCAGTACCACAAATCACAGGAGTAAACTGAATATCTATAGTACCTTTTCTTATGGCAGCCTTCAGCTCTGCCTCAGTTATCTCCTCACCTTCAAAATATTTATTCATTAACTCTTCATCGATCTCACAAACCCTTTCCACAAGCTGAGTTCTGTATTCTTCTGCTAAATCCATAAGCTCAGCAGGTATATCCCTATACTCATACTTAGCCCCAAGC
It encodes the following:
- the fusA gene encoding elongation factor G → MPRQYPLEKQRNIGIMAHIDAGKTTTTERILYYTGVNYKIGEVHEGTATMDWMEQERERGITITSATTQCFWNGYRINIIDTPGHVDFTIEVERSLKVLDGACAVFCAVGGVEPQSETVWRQADKYRVPRIAFVNKMDRIGADFFNVIKMMVDRLGAKPLPIQIPIGSEDKFVGVVDLVKMKAVVWEGDQLGAKYEYRDIPAELMDLAEEYRTQLVERVCEIDEELMNKYFEGEEITEAELKAAIRKGTIDIQFTPVICGTAFKNKGVQLLLDAVVDYLPSPLDIPPVKGKDFNGNEVVRKTSDDEPFAALAFKIMTDPYMGQLTYFRVYSGWLEAGSYVLNSTKDKKERIGRLLKMHANKREEIKEIYAGDICATVGLKYTITGDTLCDENNPVILESMEFPEPVISVAIEPKTKGDQDKLSMALNKLAQEDPSFRVKVDEETGQTIISGMGELHLEIIVDRLMREFKVEANVGNPQVAYRETIKKKSSYESKYIKQTGGRGQYGHVVLEVEPLEPGAGFKFINKIVGGVIPKEYIPAVEKGIVEAMDTGVLAGYPVVDVAVTLLDGSYHEVDSSEMAFKIAGSIGFKEACKKASPTLLEPIMKVEVVVPDEYMGDVMGDLNSRRGRIEGMEARGNAQVIRCNVPLKEMFGYATTLRSLTQGRATYTMIFDHYEEVPQNIADEIVKSKV